Within Phaenicophaeus curvirostris isolate KB17595 chromosome 7, BPBGC_Pcur_1.0, whole genome shotgun sequence, the genomic segment AGGCTGCAACACGCAGCTCTGCTCAATCACGCAAGCTGGGGTCTATTCCCCTTGCTCCGGGTGGTCTCAAACACAGCCCAAAATgcagccctgctccctcctcaAGCAGCTACAGCACCTTTGGGCAGTACAATCTGGGTGCTCAGCCCAAGTACCCTCCCATGCTCCATGCATCCCTGTGAATCCACTATCTCTGCCATGCAAGCACAGAAGAGCCAGTGCCATTAACAGGGAACCTTTTTGCTGGGAAAACTGTGCTCTTTGCAGCTGGAGAGCGGAGGTGCCCCTCCAGTCTTTGGTAATGGATTTTCTTAGTATTTGGAAGTAATCCCACACAATAAGAGGAGACTTTAAATACCTCAAGTACAAACTGATTACCCCTTTTGCAAGGGGTGTTTTGCCCTCTGAGGTGCAATTTCACATTGGCATCACAATCGACAGTTTATTTCACTTACAGGATAGGCAAGAGGTTGCTACTCAGGTTTCCCCAGTAGAAATGTTGCTTGTCCTAATTCAGGAGAGGATGGCATCTGCCTTCAGGTCCATGGGGCTGGCACGCACCATCCCAGCTGCCTGCACTCACAGACCTCCAGGTCACAGatgcagagcagctgccagccctGAGTCCTTCTAGAAACCTGGCCTTGGGGTGTGAGCAGCAGAGGCACCCGTTCTATCTGACTCGCTGGGGTCTTAAATTGGATTAAAAATCTATTTGCAGAACTGCCTCGTTTTCCGACTTCTGTGCTGCACCTGAAAGcctttccttttgaaagcaaacacaggCTCTCCCCAggggctgcctagggaagtctTTCCACTATAAACATTACCTACCAGTAGTGGAGTCAGCCCCAGGCAAGCCAAAATTCCTTCTCCTACCAGGGAACACTTTCCAATCAAACCagacattattttttccattaatgaGTGTTGATACCTACTGGATAACTTTGCAAAGAAATCCACTCCAAACTAATTCTTCTGATACACCATCTATATTTTATGAATTtcttttgtcttatttttactattactgttttattttgttttcctgctccaTGTTGAAAACACGATCTTTGCTGCTTAGGAATGCGTCTGTTCCTGCAATTTGGGCTGTAACTGAAATCAGAAGTTCAAATCCGATTTTGCTCTGCCTCAGCTCCACGGAAGCAAGCAGTTTTCCCACATTTTCCCTTGTatgatggaaaggaaaaatagatcTGTTGTCTTCTGCTTGATACATCAGAAACTCTGGAGCTGTCACCACAAATGTTATGCACTGGGATATCACAATTTCAACAGCAGGATTGTCATTCTGGAGGAAAAGTTGCCCTGCTATTTAATACAGCTCTAAAATTGCTGTCTAGTATCTAACAGGGAGCGCGAGAGGAGCGCGAGAAAGTGGTGAAGTAAATGCTAGGCAGAAGGTCTGCGTGGCCAGCATCTTCTCTCTATGGTAGTCTCCATGGGGTTTTCTGCAAACTAGTAGCTGCTTTCCAGATGATCCGTGTTTTGGGCTCCATGGGGTCCATGCCCCCCACAAATAGGGGGTTTGAAGGGGCTTCCAAACCCCTACCCTTCCCACAGCTCAGTGAACCCCAGGGAACTTCTGCTATGTTGAGCTCACCTCATCGGACCAGCAGGCaggtccccatcccatctctgcagggcagggctTGGGGAACTGGCTGCTGTGAGGGGCAGCTCACAAAGGGGCAGCCGGGGGCTTGCAAGGGTGAAAAATGGGGCACCATCTCGGGTGTTCAAGGGCTCgcaccccctgcatcccaaTTTGTGCAAAGAACTATTGCAGCCTGGCCATGGATCTGGGAGTCAGATCCTCGGCAGCATGGTCTGGGAGGCAGCTTGCAAGCACTCAGCAAGCAaatcagccccccaaaaccttctgGCAGGGTGGGATACCTTGGAGCAGTGCTGCAAGTTCAGCATCAGCGGGgttggggtggtggtggtggggggtgGTCGCCAGCTATCTTTTATTTGAGGTACATTCCCAAGATTTTAGTTAAGTGTAACATAAAACTGTGAAAGTTTAGCAGGGGAAAAGCTTTCCTCCCACTGACCTGGTTGGCCAATCAGAAGGGAGCCCCGCACCTCCCTCACTTCTGACAGCTATTTAGCAACTGAGCTCAGCTAAAGTTTCCAAAAAGTTAGAATAACTTCCTCTTTTCAAGACCTCAATTTTTTGCACAACCCCGGTCCTTGAAATAAGAGCCCTTCAAGCAACCTGGAAAACGTTTggtcagcaaaaaaaaaaaaaaaaaaaaaaagccctcctGTTTTTCCAAAGGATCTGTCTCAGGAATTTAAAGCACATttaagacacacacacactcacataacataaggagggggggaaagcctcttcccctccccttcttgCCGAAAGCATGGAAGAAAGCTCCAGTTCTCCTGTTTCCCCTGTGGATAGCTTGGGGACCAGTGAAGAGGAGCTGGAAAGGCAGCCAAAGAGATTTGGCAGGAAGAGAAGATACAGTAAGAAGTCCAGCGAAGATGGCAGCCCCAACCCAGgcaagagggggaaaaaatccagTCCCAGCTCCCAATCTTATGAAGAACTACAGAGCCAGAGGATCCTGGCCAATGtcagagagaggcagaggacTCAGTCGCTCAATGAAGCTTTTGCCGCCTTGAGGAAAATCATCCCCACTTTGCCCTCTGACAAACTCAGTAAAATCCAGACCCTCAAGCTGGCGGCACGGTATATAGACTTCCTCTACCAGGTGCTACAGAGCGACGAGATGGACAGTAAGATGACGAGCTGCAGTTACGTGGCTCACGAGAGGCTGAGTTATGCCTTCTCCGTATGGAGGATGGAAGGAGCGTGGTCCATGTCGGCCTCCCACTAGCCACCGCCTGGGCCAGGCAAGCCCAGCAGCCGAAGGGGTATGTACCAATTTATCTTCTCCTAAATGATACTCTGCGTCTGCCTAGCTGTGGGATGGGGCGATCTGTGGATTCCTTCACCAGCCCAGCTTCACAGCAGGGCTCGGTCCTGCCTAGGGAGAGGTGGCATGGCGTGGTGGGGCATGGGTCTGCTGCTGGGCTAAGAGTTTGGGGCCAACCCAGCGATGAGGTGTGTCTGACCCCCTCCAGCTCCCTTGTGCCTgtgaaaattcaaaagaagaaTCTTCCTGGCACACAAAAATTAGATatgccacattttttttaaaaaaaaacaaccaaaagccaaaaaacaacaataaagaaACAACTATCTGTTTCTGcactgcagggatgggggagctGAGAGGGGATCAGCATTAAGAGCCGGTGGGTGAGGGACGTGGGGAAGCCACCGCTGCATGAGATTTGCCAGAAAATGCCGTTTCGGGAAAGggttttgagaagaaaaggcgATCAGTAGAACAGGCTCACAAGGGGATCCAAACTAGCTGCCTCCCTGCTCCATGGGTGCCTCTGTACCCAAAAAGCCCAGCGCCGATCCAGGCGCCCAGTCCCAGGGCAGTTGCATCCTCTCCCAGCCACGGGGAAATAGAGGGTCCGTGGGACCCAAGTTGATTTCGGCTACAAGTTCACCCCAGGTTGCATTTCTCTTAAAAGAAACGAGCAGCAGATGTCAGCTGCAACCCCAGGCTGTGCCCCTGCCCCTCAcacaataaaaagcaaacaaagataGAAGAAACTTCACcaaatttttgtatttgtttggtTTCCCTTCCCCAAAGTGCCAGTAAAGTGAAGACTGGTGTTAGACTTCTCTAGGCTGGAACTTAGTTTCTTATTTACTCTCAGTGCTAAACCCTTCCCTCATCATTTTGCTTTAGTAGAAAACTACTTCCTCTTATGTTGCCTTTGTAACATTcgggaaggaaggaataaacaGTAAGAaaggggaacaaaaaaaaaagtccttaatAACACCCTCATCTCCAGCTAATtaagcagagcag encodes:
- the TWIST2 gene encoding twist-related protein 2 → MEESSSSPVSPVDSLGTSEEELERQPKRFGRKRRYSKKSSEDGSPNPGKRGKKSSPSSQSYEELQSQRILANVRERQRTQSLNEAFAALRKIIPTLPSDKLSKIQTLKLAARYIDFLYQVLQSDEMDSKMTSCSYVAHERLSYAFSVWRMEGAWSMSASH